From the genome of Halobacteriovorax marinus SJ:
CAGTCTCTGAACATATGGGGAAACTATTAACAGATAGATTGCCCTCGGAGCTCTACTTTAGTGGTGAGAGTATGAATCTGCGCTATGGTGAAAATGCTCATCAAAGTGCTCGTTTTCTTGGTGATAAATCACGGTGGGAAACACTACAAGGAAAGGAGCTAAGTTATAATAATATTCTTGATGCAGATGCCGCTTATAAGTGCTGTTTAGAATTAACTTATGAATTAAAAAATAAGTATAGCTGTACAATTATTAAGCACTCTAATCCATGTGGAGTAGCAAGTAGTGAAGATGGATTAGATGCAATAACTAGGGCATGGAATGGTGATAAGATTAGTGCTTTTGGCAGCATTCTCTGCATAAATGATCTCTTCACTTTGGAAATGGCGAATTTCTTAAGCGATAAATTTGTTGAAGTTATTATTGCAAAAGACTTCTCGGCCCAAGCATTAGAATTACTTTCTAAGAAGAAAAATATAAGAGTTCTCAAAAGAGATTTTAACGAAGAACTCTCTAGGGACCACTCAGTTAGAGATGTTTTAGGTGGACTACTCATTCAAAAAAGGGACTGTGAATATTCAAATACCATCTCTAAAGTAAGTGGTGATCAAGAAATAGATCGAGATCTCTTTATCTTTGGTCAAATAACGGCCAAGTACTTAATGAGCAATGCTATATCACTTGTTCAAAGTGATAAGGGAGCTTTGGAACTTGTTGGTGCGGGAATGGGTAACCCTAACCGCTTTGTAAGTATCTCACAAGCGGTTACTAAAGCTAAAGAGAATGGAGTAAGTGATTTTTCTAAATGCCTTCTTACATCAGATGCTTTCTTTCCTTTTAAAGATAGTATCGAATTTATTTCTCAGACCGGTCTAAGAAATATTGTTCAGCCCGGAGGAAGTATAAGAGATGAAGAAGTTATTAGTGCTTCCAAAAAAGCAAATATTAATATGTACTTTACTGGTATGAGACATTTTAGACATTGAGGTTTTTTATGCAACTAAGTTATGAAGACTCTGGAGTAAGTATTGCTCGTGGAGAAGAATTTGTTTCAAAGATAAAGAAGAAGGTTCAATCAACTTACTCTCATCATGTACACGCAGGGGTAGGTGGTTTTGCGTGTCTTTATAAAATATCAGATGATAGATTCTTAAGTGCGGGGACTGATGGTGTAGGTACTAAGGTATTACTTGCGCAGAAATTTGATGATCATTCTTCTATTGGAATTGATTTAGTAGCAATGTGTGTGAATGATATTCTATGTACTGGAGCATTGCCCATGTTCTTCATGGATTATATTGCTTGTTCTTCTTTAGATATAGAAAGATCTAGTTCTATTATCGATGGGATCGTTGAGGGGTGTCTTCAGTCTGGTTGTGTACTAATTGGCGGGGAAACTGCTGAGATGCCCGGTCTATATAAAAGTAATGAATATGATCTGGCAGGTTTTGCTGTGGGTGAAGTCCAGGCGAATAATCTTCTAGATGGAAGTAAGGTTAGAGAGGGAGATTACATCGTTTCAATTCCATCAAGTGGTGCTCATAGTAATGGCTTTAGTCTTCTTAGAAAAATATTTAAAAATGACGAGCAGAGGCTTAAATCACTACTAAAACCTACGAGAATCTATATCAATGATTTAAAAGATATTCTCTCAAATACAGAACTCAGTGGTCTTGCTCACATAACAGGAG
Proteins encoded in this window:
- the purH gene encoding bifunctional phosphoribosylaminoimidazolecarboxamide formyltransferase/IMP cyclohydrolase, translating into MESNWPVKRALVSVSDKEGIVELCKFLDKSGVEIISTGGTRDILTKNGIESLDITSVTGSPEAFNGRMKTLSFNISSALLFRRDCPRDLSMAKELDIEAIDLVICNLYPFLETVQRTSDLDSIVENIDIGGPTMLRAAAKNYKWVTTICSPDDYDSLIENLTSNEGTIDSTFRKNMAAKAFQHTSRYEIAVSEHMGKLLTDRLPSELYFSGESMNLRYGENAHQSARFLGDKSRWETLQGKELSYNNILDADAAYKCCLELTYELKNKYSCTIIKHSNPCGVASSEDGLDAITRAWNGDKISAFGSILCINDLFTLEMANFLSDKFVEVIIAKDFSAQALELLSKKKNIRVLKRDFNEELSRDHSVRDVLGGLLIQKRDCEYSNTISKVSGDQEIDRDLFIFGQITAKYLMSNAISLVQSDKGALELVGAGMGNPNRFVSISQAVTKAKENGVSDFSKCLLTSDAFFPFKDSIEFISQTGLRNIVQPGGSIRDEEVISASKKANINMYFTGMRHFRH
- the purM gene encoding phosphoribosylformylglycinamidine cyclo-ligase yields the protein MQLSYEDSGVSIARGEEFVSKIKKKVQSTYSHHVHAGVGGFACLYKISDDRFLSAGTDGVGTKVLLAQKFDDHSSIGIDLVAMCVNDILCTGALPMFFMDYIACSSLDIERSSSIIDGIVEGCLQSGCVLIGGETAEMPGLYKSNEYDLAGFAVGEVQANNLLDGSKVREGDYIVSIPSSGAHSNGFSLLRKIFKNDEQRLKSLLKPTRIYINDLKDILSNTELSGLAHITGGGIHNISRINSNFSYQIDSWPDINGSSYQEHCGDIFSALSSNGSISREEQFSTFNMGVGMVAISKEPEQLLSIPGSMVIGRVISGSGRVIF